One Denticeps clupeoides chromosome 3, fDenClu1.1, whole genome shotgun sequence DNA window includes the following coding sequences:
- the ehmt1b gene encoding histone-lysine N-methyltransferase EHMT1 isoform X2, translating to MASAETEPSGLATAGLGKGELMKTPVMKESPTSQEDVGDGEDAVGQVTTSPRVDAEVNGVCENSEMLKSHIPQGHPWITENGVVETTPPHASTVGSNGCILKPRDDAGNTPPRTNWSPSGANSPMGLAAKTVPLKAKKTDSSLAAPEGRGDTETKTGPVPKPSAPPVHRARKTMNRPASNHTLKILNRELKEPVRVKDETLCEPEVVKPQQTPPMQNQLPQSQNSAPTTPPTTPATPAKTQTAVAVSRKKKRKMGTYSLVPRKKNKVLRQRTMLEMFTHLPPTPPSAQTESEQVNGERMENESEEDESEEGDESEEEDDTAGKEAVNTLKEENRITEPPLQTSPEELESEETGEEEIEEEGNDSDLSSEKKKKKSKGDNPWLRPSRKRKRKLKTKAEELDAVTSPIHNQAISEAPPLDNLDKDYTEVPLESLNLKVQEELLTSQSAGVCGGVNGSETDVQELPLCCCRMETPKSREILTLADWKCMATESIDGRLTKCQGAVLKCEMMRASNTVQLLVLCEEHRSGMVKHQCCPGCGFFCRAGTFMECQPESSISHRFHQSCASVLKGQSFCPHCGEDAGKAKEVTITKADTTSTVAPPHGCAIPSSTEGRADTTTGPAHHFFPGDGIADSTLLKSTEVQDPHLNLVAVQPGAPSTSAAPASLTGPIKDTLESILLALDTEKPKKLRFHPKQLYISAKQGELQKVLLMLVDGIDPNFKMESQNRRTPLHAAAEAGHQEICHMLVQAGANLDMCDEDQRTPLMEACENSHLDTSRYLLRAGASAMHKDAEGSTCLHLAAKLGHYEIVQHLLSTGLIDINCQDEGGWTAMIWATEYKHVDLVKLLLSRDADINIRDNEENVCLHWAAFSGCVEIAQLLLEARCDLHMVNVHGDSPLHIAARENRLDCVTMLLTRGADVNQKNREGETPLECCSHSSKVWSALQASRKQGQSRNSAAPAAEKLLNRDIARGYERVPVPCVNAVDSEPYPDNYKYVPHNCVTSPMNIDKNITHLQYCVCKDDCSSASCMCGQLSLRCWYDKEGRLLPEFCSEEPPLIFECNHACSCWRTCKNRVVQNGLRIRLQLFRTRLMGWGVRALQDIPQGTFVCEYVGEIISDAEADVRENDSYLFSLDSKISDVYCIDARFYGNISRFINHMCEPNLFPCRVFTSHQDLRFPHVAFFASKNISAGDELGFDYGDHFWEIKGKFFSCQCGSPKCRHSAEAIAQRHAHSSPEFQQQPSALPDTSSTLPPSPT from the exons CCCTCAGGCCTTGCCACCGCTGGATTGGGGAAGGGAGAGCTTATGAAGACGCCGGTGATGAAAGAGTCTCCCACCAGCCAAGAGGATG TGGGAGATGGTGAAGATGCTGTGGGCCAAGTCACCACTTCTCCCAGAGTGGACGCGGAGGTCAATGGTGTGTGCGAGAATTCTGAAATGTTGAAGAGCCACATTCCTCAGGGTCACCCATGGATTACAGAGAATGGGGTGGTAGAGACAACGCCACCCCATGCTTCCACTGTCGGGAGTAATGGTTGCATCCTCAAACCCCGGGATGATGCAGGCAACACCCCACCCAGGACTAACTGGTCACCTTCGGGTGCAAACTCACCCATGGGACTTGCTGCCAAAACTGTGCCTCTGAAGGCCAAAAAAACGGACTCTAGCCTGGCTGCACCGGAGGGGAGGGGAGACACAGAGACTAAAACGGGCCCAGTCCCTAAACCCTCAGCCCCTCCTGTACACAGAGCACGTAAAACCATGAACAGACCAGCCTCTAATCACACACTAAAG ATTTTAAATAGGGAACTAAAAGAACCAGTCCGAGTGAAAGACGAGACCCTCTGCGAACCTGAGGTGGTGAAGCCTCAGCAGACGCCACCCATGCAGAACCAGCTACCTCAGAGCCAAAACAGCGCACCAACCACACCACCCACAACCCCTGCCACACCAGCCAAGACACAAACAG CAGTGGCAGTGTCtcggaagaagaagagaaagatgGGGACGTACAGCCTTGTTcctaggaaaaaaaacaaggtctTGCGGCAGAGGACCATGCTGGAGATGTTCACGCACCTCCCACCAACCCCACCCTCTGCACAG ACAGAATCGGAACAAGTGAATGGAGAAAGAATGGAAAACGAATCAGAGGAGGACGAATCAGAGGAAGGGGACGAAtcagaggaagaggatgatACAGCAGGAAAGGAGGCAGTCAACACCTTAAAGGAGGAGAACAGAATAACAGAACCCCCTCTTCAG ACATCACCTGAAGAACTCGAGTCAGAAGAAACTGGGGAGGAAGAAATTGAAGAGGAAGGAAATGACTCAGATTTG AGctcagagaagaagaagaagaaaagcaaaGGAGATAACCCCTGGCTTCGGCCATCCAGGAAGCGGAAGCGTAAATTGAAGACAAAAGCAGAAGAACTTGATG CTGTGACTAGTCCAATCCACAATCAGGCCATCTCTGAAGCCCCTCCATTAGACAATCTTGATAAGGATTACACCGAGGTTCCTCTGGAATCCCTCAACCTGAAAGTGCAGGAGGAGCTTCTCACGTCCCAGAGTGCAG GTGTATGTGGTGGGGTTAATGGTTCAGAGACTGATGTACAAGAGCTCCCATTGTGTTGCTGTCGCATGGAGACGCCCAAGAGCCGTGAAATTCTTACACTTGCAGACTGGAAGTGCATGGCCACTGAAAGCATTGATGGACGG TTGACAAAATGTCAGGGCGCAGTGTTGAAGTGTGAGATGATGCGTGCATCCAATACAGTGCAGCTGTTGGTTTTGTGTGAGGAGCATCGGTCAGGCATGGTGAAGCACCAGTGTTGCCCTGGGTGTGGCTTCTTCTGCAGGGCG GGGACATTTATGGAATGCCAACCAGAGAGCAGCATCTCCCACCGGTTTCACCAGTCATGTGCATCTGTACTGAAGGGGCAAAGCTTCTGTCCACACTGTGGTGAGGATGCTGGTAAAGCCAAAGAAGTCACCATCACTAAGGCTGACACAACCTCCACTGTGGCTCCACCCCATGGCTGTGCTATACCCAGCAGCACTGAGGGCAGAGCTGACACCACCACCGG GCCTGCTCATCATTTCTTCCCTGGTGATGGTATTGCAGACAGCACCCTCCTCAAGTCCACAGAAGTGCAGGATCCCCACCTCAACCTGGTGGCAGTGCAGCCTGGAGCCCCTTCAACCAGTGCAGCGCCTGCATCTTTGACTGGACCAATAAAAGACACTCTAGAGAGCATACTACTGGCCTTGGATACTGAGAA GCCCAAGAAACTTCGGTTTCACCCAAAGCAACTGTATATTTCTGCCAAACAGGGAGAGTTACAGAAAGTCCTGCTGATGCTGG TAGATGGGATTGATCCCAACTTTAAGATGGAGAGCCAGAACAGGCGGACACCTcttcatgctgctgctgaggcCGGACACCAGGAGATCTGCCACATGCTGGTTCAG GCTGGGGCTAACCTGGACATGTGTGATGAGGACCAACGGACCCCCCTGATGGAGGCATGTGAAAACAGCCATCTGGACACCTCCCGCTACCTGCTCAGGGCTGGGGCCAGCGCCATGCACAAG GATGCTGAGGGCTCCACGTGTCTCCACCTTGCTGCTAAACTTGGGCATTACGAAATAGTGCAGCACCTTCTGTCTACTGGATTAATTGACATCAACTGTCAG GATGAGGGGGGTTGGACTGCTATGATTTGGGCCACAGAATACAAACATGTGGATTTGGTCAAGCTTCTGCTGTCCAGAGATGCAGACATCAACATCAGAGACAAT GAGGAAAACGTCTGCCTCCACTGGGCAGCATTCTCAGGATGTGTGGAGATTGCACAGCTACTGCTTGAGGCCAGGTGTGACCTACACATGGTCAATGTCCATGGTGACTCCCCACTGCACATCGCTGCCCGAGAGAATCGCCTTGATTGCGTCAC GATGTTGCTGACTCGTGGTGCAGACGTGAACCAGAAAAACCGTGAGGGTGAAACCCCTCTTGAGTGCTGCAGCCACAGCTCAAAGGTCTGGAGTGCGCTACAGGCCAGCAGAAAGCAGGGACAGAGCAGGAACAGTGCTGCCCCAGCTGCAGAGAAGCTACTCAAcag GGACATAGCCCGAGGGTATGAGCGGGTTCCTGTGCCCTGTGTGAATGCTGTGGACAGTGAGCCATACCCTGACAACTACAAATATGTCCCACACAACTGTGTCACTTCCCCAATGAACATTGATAAGAATATCACACATTTACAG TATTGTGTGTGCAAAGACGACTGCTCTTCAGCAAGCTGCATGTGTGGCCAGCTGAGTCTGCGGTGTTGGTATGACAAG GAGGGTCGACTCTTGCCAGAGTTCTGTAGTGAAGAACCACCGCTTATCTTCGAGTGTAACCACGCATGTTCATGCTGGAGAACCTGCAAGAACCGGGTGGTGCAGAATGGACTGAG GATTCGTCTGCAACTGTTTCGGACGCGTCTCATGGGTTGGGGTGTGAGGGCACTGCAAGACATCCCCCAGGGCACCTTTGTATGCGA gtaTGTGGGGGAAATCATTTCTGATGCAGAAGCTGATGTCAGAGAAAATGATTCCTACCTTTTTAGTTTGGACAGCAAG ATTAGTGATGTCTACTGCATAGATGCCCGTTTCTATGGCAACATCAGCCGCTTCATAAACCACATGTGCGAGCCCAACCTGTTTCCATGCCGTGTGTTCACATCTCACCAGGATCTGCGGTTTCCACACGTTGCCTTTTTTGCCAGCAAGAACATCAGTGCTGGAGACGAACTTGG GTTTGACTATGGCGACCACTTCTGGGAGATTAAGGGGAAGTTCTTCAGCTGCCAGTGTGGATCTCCTAAATGCAGGCACTCTGCAGAGGCCATTGCCCAGCGACACGCCCACAGCAGCCCGGAGTTCCAGCAGCAACCCAGTGCCCTTCCTGATACCAGCTCAACACTACCACCCAGCCCCACATAA
- the ehmt1b gene encoding histone-lysine N-methyltransferase EHMT1 isoform X1: MASAETEPSGLATAGLGKGELMKTPVMKESPTSQEDVGDGEDAVGQVTTSPRVDAEVNGVCENSEMLKSHIPQGHPWITENGVVETTPPHASTVGSNGCILKPRDDAGNTPPRTNWSPSGANSPMGLAAKTVPLKAKKTDSSLAAPEGRGDTETKTGPVPKPSAPPVHRARKTMNRPASNHTLKILNRELKEPVRVKDETLCEPEVVKPQQTPPMQNQLPQSQNSAPTTPPTTPATPAKTQTAVAVSRKKKRKMGTYSLVPRKKNKVLRQRTMLEMFTHLPPTPPSAQQTESEQVNGERMENESEEDESEEGDESEEEDDTAGKEAVNTLKEENRITEPPLQTSPEELESEETGEEEIEEEGNDSDLSSEKKKKKSKGDNPWLRPSRKRKRKLKTKAEELDAVTSPIHNQAISEAPPLDNLDKDYTEVPLESLNLKVQEELLTSQSAGVCGGVNGSETDVQELPLCCCRMETPKSREILTLADWKCMATESIDGRLTKCQGAVLKCEMMRASNTVQLLVLCEEHRSGMVKHQCCPGCGFFCRAGTFMECQPESSISHRFHQSCASVLKGQSFCPHCGEDAGKAKEVTITKADTTSTVAPPHGCAIPSSTEGRADTTTGPAHHFFPGDGIADSTLLKSTEVQDPHLNLVAVQPGAPSTSAAPASLTGPIKDTLESILLALDTEKPKKLRFHPKQLYISAKQGELQKVLLMLVDGIDPNFKMESQNRRTPLHAAAEAGHQEICHMLVQAGANLDMCDEDQRTPLMEACENSHLDTSRYLLRAGASAMHKDAEGSTCLHLAAKLGHYEIVQHLLSTGLIDINCQDEGGWTAMIWATEYKHVDLVKLLLSRDADINIRDNEENVCLHWAAFSGCVEIAQLLLEARCDLHMVNVHGDSPLHIAARENRLDCVTMLLTRGADVNQKNREGETPLECCSHSSKVWSALQASRKQGQSRNSAAPAAEKLLNRDIARGYERVPVPCVNAVDSEPYPDNYKYVPHNCVTSPMNIDKNITHLQYCVCKDDCSSASCMCGQLSLRCWYDKEGRLLPEFCSEEPPLIFECNHACSCWRTCKNRVVQNGLRIRLQLFRTRLMGWGVRALQDIPQGTFVCEYVGEIISDAEADVRENDSYLFSLDSKISDVYCIDARFYGNISRFINHMCEPNLFPCRVFTSHQDLRFPHVAFFASKNISAGDELGFDYGDHFWEIKGKFFSCQCGSPKCRHSAEAIAQRHAHSSPEFQQQPSALPDTSSTLPPSPT, from the exons CCCTCAGGCCTTGCCACCGCTGGATTGGGGAAGGGAGAGCTTATGAAGACGCCGGTGATGAAAGAGTCTCCCACCAGCCAAGAGGATG TGGGAGATGGTGAAGATGCTGTGGGCCAAGTCACCACTTCTCCCAGAGTGGACGCGGAGGTCAATGGTGTGTGCGAGAATTCTGAAATGTTGAAGAGCCACATTCCTCAGGGTCACCCATGGATTACAGAGAATGGGGTGGTAGAGACAACGCCACCCCATGCTTCCACTGTCGGGAGTAATGGTTGCATCCTCAAACCCCGGGATGATGCAGGCAACACCCCACCCAGGACTAACTGGTCACCTTCGGGTGCAAACTCACCCATGGGACTTGCTGCCAAAACTGTGCCTCTGAAGGCCAAAAAAACGGACTCTAGCCTGGCTGCACCGGAGGGGAGGGGAGACACAGAGACTAAAACGGGCCCAGTCCCTAAACCCTCAGCCCCTCCTGTACACAGAGCACGTAAAACCATGAACAGACCAGCCTCTAATCACACACTAAAG ATTTTAAATAGGGAACTAAAAGAACCAGTCCGAGTGAAAGACGAGACCCTCTGCGAACCTGAGGTGGTGAAGCCTCAGCAGACGCCACCCATGCAGAACCAGCTACCTCAGAGCCAAAACAGCGCACCAACCACACCACCCACAACCCCTGCCACACCAGCCAAGACACAAACAG CAGTGGCAGTGTCtcggaagaagaagagaaagatgGGGACGTACAGCCTTGTTcctaggaaaaaaaacaaggtctTGCGGCAGAGGACCATGCTGGAGATGTTCACGCACCTCCCACCAACCCCACCCTCTGCACAG CAGACAGAATCGGAACAAGTGAATGGAGAAAGAATGGAAAACGAATCAGAGGAGGACGAATCAGAGGAAGGGGACGAAtcagaggaagaggatgatACAGCAGGAAAGGAGGCAGTCAACACCTTAAAGGAGGAGAACAGAATAACAGAACCCCCTCTTCAG ACATCACCTGAAGAACTCGAGTCAGAAGAAACTGGGGAGGAAGAAATTGAAGAGGAAGGAAATGACTCAGATTTG AGctcagagaagaagaagaagaaaagcaaaGGAGATAACCCCTGGCTTCGGCCATCCAGGAAGCGGAAGCGTAAATTGAAGACAAAAGCAGAAGAACTTGATG CTGTGACTAGTCCAATCCACAATCAGGCCATCTCTGAAGCCCCTCCATTAGACAATCTTGATAAGGATTACACCGAGGTTCCTCTGGAATCCCTCAACCTGAAAGTGCAGGAGGAGCTTCTCACGTCCCAGAGTGCAG GTGTATGTGGTGGGGTTAATGGTTCAGAGACTGATGTACAAGAGCTCCCATTGTGTTGCTGTCGCATGGAGACGCCCAAGAGCCGTGAAATTCTTACACTTGCAGACTGGAAGTGCATGGCCACTGAAAGCATTGATGGACGG TTGACAAAATGTCAGGGCGCAGTGTTGAAGTGTGAGATGATGCGTGCATCCAATACAGTGCAGCTGTTGGTTTTGTGTGAGGAGCATCGGTCAGGCATGGTGAAGCACCAGTGTTGCCCTGGGTGTGGCTTCTTCTGCAGGGCG GGGACATTTATGGAATGCCAACCAGAGAGCAGCATCTCCCACCGGTTTCACCAGTCATGTGCATCTGTACTGAAGGGGCAAAGCTTCTGTCCACACTGTGGTGAGGATGCTGGTAAAGCCAAAGAAGTCACCATCACTAAGGCTGACACAACCTCCACTGTGGCTCCACCCCATGGCTGTGCTATACCCAGCAGCACTGAGGGCAGAGCTGACACCACCACCGG GCCTGCTCATCATTTCTTCCCTGGTGATGGTATTGCAGACAGCACCCTCCTCAAGTCCACAGAAGTGCAGGATCCCCACCTCAACCTGGTGGCAGTGCAGCCTGGAGCCCCTTCAACCAGTGCAGCGCCTGCATCTTTGACTGGACCAATAAAAGACACTCTAGAGAGCATACTACTGGCCTTGGATACTGAGAA GCCCAAGAAACTTCGGTTTCACCCAAAGCAACTGTATATTTCTGCCAAACAGGGAGAGTTACAGAAAGTCCTGCTGATGCTGG TAGATGGGATTGATCCCAACTTTAAGATGGAGAGCCAGAACAGGCGGACACCTcttcatgctgctgctgaggcCGGACACCAGGAGATCTGCCACATGCTGGTTCAG GCTGGGGCTAACCTGGACATGTGTGATGAGGACCAACGGACCCCCCTGATGGAGGCATGTGAAAACAGCCATCTGGACACCTCCCGCTACCTGCTCAGGGCTGGGGCCAGCGCCATGCACAAG GATGCTGAGGGCTCCACGTGTCTCCACCTTGCTGCTAAACTTGGGCATTACGAAATAGTGCAGCACCTTCTGTCTACTGGATTAATTGACATCAACTGTCAG GATGAGGGGGGTTGGACTGCTATGATTTGGGCCACAGAATACAAACATGTGGATTTGGTCAAGCTTCTGCTGTCCAGAGATGCAGACATCAACATCAGAGACAAT GAGGAAAACGTCTGCCTCCACTGGGCAGCATTCTCAGGATGTGTGGAGATTGCACAGCTACTGCTTGAGGCCAGGTGTGACCTACACATGGTCAATGTCCATGGTGACTCCCCACTGCACATCGCTGCCCGAGAGAATCGCCTTGATTGCGTCAC GATGTTGCTGACTCGTGGTGCAGACGTGAACCAGAAAAACCGTGAGGGTGAAACCCCTCTTGAGTGCTGCAGCCACAGCTCAAAGGTCTGGAGTGCGCTACAGGCCAGCAGAAAGCAGGGACAGAGCAGGAACAGTGCTGCCCCAGCTGCAGAGAAGCTACTCAAcag GGACATAGCCCGAGGGTATGAGCGGGTTCCTGTGCCCTGTGTGAATGCTGTGGACAGTGAGCCATACCCTGACAACTACAAATATGTCCCACACAACTGTGTCACTTCCCCAATGAACATTGATAAGAATATCACACATTTACAG TATTGTGTGTGCAAAGACGACTGCTCTTCAGCAAGCTGCATGTGTGGCCAGCTGAGTCTGCGGTGTTGGTATGACAAG GAGGGTCGACTCTTGCCAGAGTTCTGTAGTGAAGAACCACCGCTTATCTTCGAGTGTAACCACGCATGTTCATGCTGGAGAACCTGCAAGAACCGGGTGGTGCAGAATGGACTGAG GATTCGTCTGCAACTGTTTCGGACGCGTCTCATGGGTTGGGGTGTGAGGGCACTGCAAGACATCCCCCAGGGCACCTTTGTATGCGA gtaTGTGGGGGAAATCATTTCTGATGCAGAAGCTGATGTCAGAGAAAATGATTCCTACCTTTTTAGTTTGGACAGCAAG ATTAGTGATGTCTACTGCATAGATGCCCGTTTCTATGGCAACATCAGCCGCTTCATAAACCACATGTGCGAGCCCAACCTGTTTCCATGCCGTGTGTTCACATCTCACCAGGATCTGCGGTTTCCACACGTTGCCTTTTTTGCCAGCAAGAACATCAGTGCTGGAGACGAACTTGG GTTTGACTATGGCGACCACTTCTGGGAGATTAAGGGGAAGTTCTTCAGCTGCCAGTGTGGATCTCCTAAATGCAGGCACTCTGCAGAGGCCATTGCCCAGCGACACGCCCACAGCAGCCCGGAGTTCCAGCAGCAACCCAGTGCCCTTCCTGATACCAGCTCAACACTACCACCCAGCCCCACATAA